Proteins encoded in a region of the Coffea eugenioides isolate CCC68of chromosome 4, Ceug_1.0, whole genome shotgun sequence genome:
- the LOC113769290 gene encoding uncharacterized protein LOC113769290, which produces MRLLNQVLEPELVRQVVKIPPSSAHSSDRMVWALTQNGSFSVSSAYTLVSPASNYPWGSSKCHCCSEPADDEVNHIFLTGDLAKAVWNRFEGVLGDLDMVSTLRHVVLRWWLRKGHNVYLRFVYHTLPMLVCWELWKARNRGLFDGRKVGWTEVADQVFQQLCDLLHCNFPEIACSFVSWDVLHSSLVALKRRVSILPITWSAPRAGYKLNSDGCAKGNPRVSGGGGVVRDGEGRFIIGYSCFFGLLTSLHAELKAILFGVRLCVARGLQDLHVESDSLVLVQILQGTHGCPWRLQREVDELLSFKHHFHEITHCYREANKPVDYLANLGANSEQEDVFDDFRSLPATVRGEIIMDTLGFPNFRRKFL; this is translated from the exons ATGCGACTCCTTAATCAAGTTCTAGAGCCTGAGTTGGTTAGGCAAGTTGTGAAGATTCCCCCTTCATCCGCTCATAGCTCTGATAGGATGGTGTGGGCTTTAACGCAGAATGGTTCATTCTCAGTTTCTTCGGCTTACACGCTTGTTTCGCCGGCTTCTAATTATCCTTGG GGTTCGTCTAAGTGTCATTGTTGTTCTGAGCCAGCAGATGACGAGGTTAATCACATATTTTTAACAGGAGATTTAGCTAAGGCGGTCTGGAATAGATTTGAGGGTGTCCTGGGAGATTTGGATATGGTGTCCACGTTGAGACATGTGGTGTTACGGTGGTGGCTGCGTAAGGGGCACAACGTGTATCTCAGGTTCGTTTATCATACATTACCTATGCTCGTCTGCTGGGAGTTATGGAAAGCGAGAAACAGGGGACTGTTTGATGGAAGGAAAGTGGGGTGGACGGAGGTGGCAGATCAGGTATTTCAACAGTTATGTGATTTACTACATTGTAATTTTCCAGAAATAGCATGTTCTTTCGTCTCTTGGGATGTTCTTCACTCTTCGTTGGTAGCTCTGAAAAGAAGGGTTTCTATTTTACCGATTACATGGTCGGCTCCTAGGGCAGGGTATAAGTTGAATTCGGATGGCTGTGCAAAGGGGAACCCAAGAGTTAGTGGGGGTGGGGGAGTTGTGCGAGATGGGGAAGGGAGATTTATCATCGGTTATTCttgtttttttgggttattgaCCAGTTTACACGCGGAGCTCAAGGCCATACTCTTTGGGGTGCGGCTCTGTGTTGCTCGAGGCTTACAAGACTTGCATGTTGAATCTGACTCACTTGTCTTGGTGCAAATACTCCAAGGGACACATGGTTGCCCTTGGAGACTGCAACGGGAAGTGGATGAATTGCTCAGTTTCAAGCATCATTTCCATGAGATAACCCATTGCTATAGAGAGGCGAACAAACCCGTTGATTATCTAGCTAACCTTGGCGCAAATTCGGAGCAAGAGGATGTTTTTGATGACTTTCGTTCTTTGCCGGCTACTGTCCGTGGGGAGATTATCATGGACACTTTAGGTTTTCCTAATTTTCGTAGAAAATTTCTATAG